The DNA region TTGATAACCAAGCTTTGGATAAAAGTGATCCGAAATATGTAGGATATTCAAATTCACATTACCCTGATCTTACTTCTACTTGAATAGCATTTTAAAGAAAATAATTGCATCATTTGTCAATTTTATGCTTTTACTATTTATAACGCTTAATATTTGAGAAGAATGAACCCATAAAACCGCGCAAGCATAGAACATTAATTTTCCAGTAACTATAGACTTCATAGCGTTCTATATTTCAAATACTTCTTCATAGACTTTCTCCAATCTTTCCACCACTTTCTCTATTGAAAACTCTGACTTTACAATTTCTAAACAATTTCTGGAAAACCTTCTACGAAGTTCATCATCAGAAATAATCCTATAAATTGCTTCAGCGATATCCCTAGCTATAGGTTGAGCTATAAAGCCTGTGTTTCCATCTATCCACTCCAGCTTATCCCCCAAGCTCGTCGTTACTATCGGTGTTCCTACGGCGCAGGCTTCGAGAAATGTCATTGGAAAACCATAAAATGAAGGGGTTATGAAAACATCTGCATCTACTAATGCTCTAAGCTTGTCTTTTCTGCTTATGAAGCCAATAAACATCACTGAATTGTAAAGTCCTAGCGAATTTGCTAAATTTCTAGCTTCACTTAGATATCCATCATCGGGACCTACTATAACTAAAATGGTATCTCTATCCTTCATCTCATTTTTAAGATACAAATATGCTTTAATGAGTAAGTCTATACCTTTAGTCTTATGAATCCTGCCTAGGTAAAGTATAATTTTTTTGTGTTCGGGTATGTTGAACTTCTTCTTAAATGTACCTTTGGGCGGTAGGTTGGAGTATTCCGAGAGGTCTATCCCGTTCGGGACGATCGCTATCTTTTCCTCAGGCACACCCATACGCCGGTAGTGTCCCGCCTCGGCCTTCGTGAGCGCTATGGCGCGCGAGGCGCCTCGCAGGAGCTCGTTGCCGTACACCGCGTCGTAGAGCAGCTTCAGCGTCTTCCAAGATCCCACTCTGGGTACGGAGCCGTGCGCCTGCAGCACGTAGGGTACGCCG from Candidatus Methanomethylicota archaeon includes:
- a CDS encoding glycosyltransferase family 4 protein, which codes for GVPYVLQAHGSVPRVGSWKTLKLLYDAVYGNELLRGASRAIALTKAEAGHYRRMGVPEEKIAIVPNGIDLSEYSNLPPKGTFKKKFNIPEHKKIILYLGRIHKTKGIDLLIKAYLYLKNEMKDRDTILVIVGPDDGYLSEARNLANSLGLYNSVMFIGFISRKDKLRALVDADVFITPSFYGFPMTFLEACAVGTPIVTTSLGDKLEWIDGNTGFIAQPIARDIAEAIYRIISDDELRRRFSRNCLEIVKSEFSIEKVVERLEKVYEEVFEI